In Sceloporus undulatus isolate JIND9_A2432 ecotype Alabama chromosome 7, SceUnd_v1.1, whole genome shotgun sequence, one DNA window encodes the following:
- the LOC121936984 gene encoding 40-kDa huntingtin-associated protein-like encodes MLSVPGSGPSFGSGEGVSGGGGSGGGGGDFLTRYRLVSAKLRRRFLRKPNVSEASEQFSQLARELRCQESLPYAAWCHLAVARCAQSLGQASGEAAALGEAARLWLRQEREARLRQGPSGLGLAEHLPAAQSCVAFAARLRLDLGQPALAAGLWLELGEELRAAGEPAQALPALLRAADLLALARLPLEALRCLRDAASCLLLGRDHDGALEVLTRAQSLAQGGAASSSSSAAQLPGAFLEELLHCEVSRVLLLLLLQPPPSKLLPEHARTLEKYSWEALDASPGYVPPELFLLLQSAVMASQEKDAQALQALQKELWPLLSPEQNHILHLVLQEMASPSGHGF; translated from the coding sequence atgcTGTCTGTGCCGGGCTCCGGTCCGAGCTTCGGCTCCGGGGAAGGCGTCTCCGGCGGCGGCGGTTCCGGCGGCGGGGGCGGGGACTTCCTGACGCGCTACCGCCTTGTCTCGGCCAAGCTCCGGCGCCGTTTCCTACGGAAGCCGAACGTGTCCGAAGCGTCGGAGCAGTTCTCTCAGCTGGCGCGGGAGCTGCGTTGCCAGGAGAGCCTTCCGTACGCGGCGTGGTGCCATCTGGCGGTGGCCCGCTGCGCGCAGAGCCTGGGGCAGGCGTCGGGGGAGGCGGCGGCGCTGGGCGAGGCGGCGCGGCTGTGGCTGCGGCAGGAGCGGGAGGCGCGGCTGCGTCAGGGCCCCTCGGGGCTGGGGCTGGCCGAGCACCTGCCGGCCGCCCAGAGCTGCGTGGCCTTCGCCGCCCGCCTCCGCCTGGATCTGGGGCAGCCCGCCTTGGCCGCGGGGCTCTGGCTGGAGCTGGGCGAGGAGCTACGCGCCGCCGGGGAGCCCGCCCAGGCCCTGCCCGCCCTCCTCCGCGCCGCCGACCTGCTGGCTCTGGCCCGGCTGCCCCTGGAGGCCCTGCGCTGCCTGAGGGACGCCGCCTCCTGCCTGCTGCTGGGCAGAGACCACGACGGGGCCCTGGAGGTCCTCACCCGCGCCCAGAGCCTGGCCCAAGGCGgcgccgcttcctcctcctcctccgcggccCAGCTGCCTGGAGCCTTCCTGGAGGAGCTGCTCCACTGCGAAGTCAGCCGCgtgctcctgctgctcctgctccagCCGCCGCCCTCCAAGCTGCTCCCGGAACACGCCCGGACCCTGGAGAAGTACTCCTGGGAGGCCCTGGACGCctcccccggctacgtccctccCGAGCTCTTCCTGCTGCTCCAGTCGGCCGTCATGGCTTCCCAGGAGAAGGACGCCCAGGCCCTGCAGGCCCTCCAGAAGGAGCTCTGGCCCCTGCTCAGCCCAGAGCAGAACCACATCCTCCACCTGGTCCTGCAGGAGATGGCCAGCCCCTCCGGACACGGCTTCTAG
- the LOC121936985 gene encoding probable G-protein coupled receptor 34 gives MVTPSSTVELLRNGSNGSECEIKDGFLAETLPITYSIISIIGFFTNTLALWVFYFGTQKMNSITVYLKNLAASDLLLALCLPFRAAYQNRSGPLILCKVVGIIFYVTMYVSIFLLSLISLDRYLKIIRPFQKYRIHTVSHSTTASRAVWLLCAAAMLPYLFENGEREPCSHKCFHFKMRSIVGAALNMVAVATFFFLLLFFLYSYGKISCKLHTVSFKKTKLQSKRTSTRAMLKTFVVLVIFITCFTPYHVVRVPYILAQVGVISDTWSRQALHLVNELVLCISALNCCFDPVMFFFLSSSFKRAMLAPTRGKLKGAIQKNQGVLNPRKSNSDSRIQGT, from the coding sequence ATGGTTACCCCTTCCTCTACTGTTGAGCTGCTAAGAAATGGATCTAATGGGTCAGAATGTGAAATCAAGGATGGCTTCTTAGCAGAGACTCTGCCCATAACATACTCCATCATCTCCATCATTGGTTTCTTTACCAACACCTTGGCCCTCTGGGTGTTCTATTTTGGCACCCAGAAGATGAACTCCATCACAGTTTACTTGAAGAACCTTGCCGCTTCCGACCTCCTGCTTGCCCTTTGCCTGCCTTTCAGGGCAGCTTATCAAAACCGGAGTGGTCCCTTGATCCTCTGCAAAGTGGTTGGCATCATCTTCTATGTCACCATGTATGTCAGCATCTTCCTTCTTAGCCTGATCAGCTTGGATCGCTACCTCAAAATCATCAGGCCCTTCCAAAAATACAGAATCCACACTGTGTCTCACAGCACAACCGCATCTAGGGCAGTGTGGTTGCTTTGCGCTGCAGCAATGCTGCCTTACCTTTTTGAGAATGGTGAGAGGGAGCCCTGCAGCCACAAATGCTTCCATTTCAAGATGAGGAGCATAGTGGGAGCAGCACTCAATATGGTGGCAGTCGccaccttcttcttcctcttgctatttTTCCTCTATTCTTACGGCAAAATTTCCTGTAAGCTCCACACAGTCTCCTTCAAGAAAACTAAGCTGCAGAGCAAGAGGACTAGCACCAGAGCCATGCTGAAAACCTTTGTTGTCCTGGTCATCTTCATAACGTGTTTCACCCCTTACCATGTAGTCCGAGTGCCATATATCCTTGCCCAGGTGGGGGTCATTTCTGACACATGGAGTAGACAGGCTCTCCATCTTGTGAACGAACTGGTCCTTTGCATCTCTGCTCTCAACTGCTGCTTTGACCCTGTGATGTTCTTCTTTCTGTCCAGCAGTTTCAAGAGAGCAATGTTGGCTCCCACCCGTGGAAAACTGAAAGGAGCAATTCAGAAAAACCAGGGAGTCTTAAATCCTAGGAAATCTAATTCAGATTCTAGGATCCAGGGAACTTGA